The Nerophis lumbriciformis linkage group LG34, RoL_Nlum_v2.1, whole genome shotgun sequence genome includes a window with the following:
- the LOC133576332 gene encoding 12-(S)-hydroxy-5,8,10,14-eicosatetraenoic acid receptor-like, which produces MANGSIYQLIEDCEATNKALYKFYAAVMIVIFILALPLNVSVLHLFIFKMKFWKSNTNNIFLFNLVLADILLLFCLPIKAHNFIKGERRSGNDAVCKAMLFMLFLNRGASIAFLTVTSIDRYFNVVHPGRKNLLKALKKSPHISIFIWLLLLPLTIPTMLKNFDCCNSHKSDENKEDTLIKDVVDSLREVVFFTQIIIPFIILVYCTVHIVNRLRKKTVGDKTKLRRAVFLVTSVMVVFSLCFLPCTISRVVLLVARVQEWQESYQDKAAVAFDGLMVLSYMDCLLDPLVYCFCSTKFKALYISNYFPCFNKDGPISLDSSSGNTSHPKRSNVI; this is translated from the exons ATGGCAAACGGTTCGATTTACCAGCTCATCGAGGACTGCGAGGCCACAAACAAGGCGCTCTACAAGTTCTACGCAGCGGTCATGATTGTCATTTTCATCTTGGCTCTACCACTCAATGTGTCTGTCCTGCATCTCTTCATTTTCAAAATGAAGTTCTGGAAGTCCAACACCAACAACATCTTCCTCTTCAACCTGGTGCTGGCCGACATCCTGCTGCTCTTCTGTCTTCCCATCAAGGCGCACAACTTCATCAAGGGTGAACGTAGGAGCGGCAACGACGCCGTGTGCAAAGCCATGCTATTTATGTTGTTCCTCAACCGAGGAGCCAGCATCGCCTTCCTCACAGTCACCTCCATCGACCGCTACTTTAATGTGGTGCATCCGGGCCGCAAGAACCTGCTGAAGGCTCTCAAGAAGTCACCGCACATCTCGATCTTCATATGGCTGCTCCTCCTGCCCCTAACCATTCCTACCATGCTCAAAAACTTTGACTGCTGCAACAGCCACAAGAGTGATGAAAACAAGGAGGACACCTTGATCAAG GATGTGGTGGACAGTTTGCGAGAAGTGGTCTTCTTCACGCAGATCATCATCCCCTTCATCATCCTGGTCTACTGCACCGTGCACATCGTCAACCGGCTCAGAAAGAAGACCGTTGGGGACAAGACCAAGCTCAGGAGAGCCGTCTTCCTGGTCACCTCGGTCATGGTGGTCTTCTCGCTCTGCTTCTTGCCCTGCACCATCTCCAGGGTGGTCCTGCTGGTGGCTCGGGTGCAGGAGTGGCAGGAATCCTACCAGGACAAAGCGGCCGTGGCCTTTGACGGGCTCATGGTGCTGTCCTACATGGACTGCTTGCTGGACCCGCTCGTCTACTGCTTCTGCAGCACCAAGTTCAAGGCGCTCTATATCTCTAATTATTTCCCCTGTTTTAACAAAGACGGTCCTATTTCGCTGGACAGCTCCTCGGGCAACACTTCACATCCCAAACGCAGCAACGTCATCTGA